One Yimella lutea DNA window includes the following coding sequences:
- a CDS encoding thioredoxin domain-containing protein, whose translation MSNRLQHATSPYLLQHADNPVDWWEWGRDAFAEARRRGVPVLLSVGYAACHWCHVMAHESFEDDATAALMNEHFVSIKVDREERPDIDAIYMNATTAMTGHGGWPMTCVLDHDGSPFFAGTYFPPQPRHGQPAFQQVLGFLADAWENRQDDIRGAADALRQHLNRESAAARPVTGAELDIAVALFEREFDRRSKGFGGAPKFPPSMVLEFLRLRATHGDGSAATMLEQTCDAMARGGMYDQLGGGFARYSVDSDWVVPHFEKMLYDNAQLLGVYARLGTPLGDRVARQTADFMLRELRTDHGALASSLDADSEGVEGKFYAWTPEQLLEVLGEDDGRWAAEAFGVTRTGTFEHGSSVLQLSDDVDETRLADVRQKLLDARELRIRPERDDKVVAAWNGLAISGLVAAAQALADSQYLDAARAIADHLLEVHLVDGRLRRVSRDGVVGNPDAVLEDLGCLAAGLLDLAAATDDSVYFEAGTQLLDDALARFRADDGGFHDTATDAEQLIARPREAADNASPSGLSATVNALVTATALGGSGRYEEAAREALATAHEVMTRAPRFAGWALVAAQRLADGPEQVAVVGSPGRDRDRLVAAAVRRFGGPVAVGASDDARLSVLAERGIVTEPAAFVCRGRTCDLPVTDPDALRAGPNQA comes from the coding sequence ATGTCCAACCGTTTGCAGCACGCGACGAGCCCCTACCTGCTCCAACACGCCGACAACCCGGTCGACTGGTGGGAGTGGGGGCGGGACGCGTTCGCCGAGGCTCGGCGCCGCGGCGTCCCGGTGCTGCTGTCGGTCGGGTACGCGGCCTGCCACTGGTGCCACGTGATGGCCCATGAATCGTTCGAGGACGACGCCACGGCCGCGTTGATGAACGAGCACTTCGTCAGCATCAAAGTCGACCGCGAAGAACGCCCGGACATCGACGCGATCTACATGAACGCCACCACCGCGATGACCGGGCACGGCGGCTGGCCGATGACCTGCGTCCTCGACCACGACGGCTCGCCCTTCTTCGCCGGCACCTACTTTCCGCCGCAGCCGCGCCACGGTCAGCCCGCCTTCCAACAGGTGCTCGGCTTCCTCGCCGACGCGTGGGAGAACCGGCAGGACGACATCCGCGGCGCGGCCGATGCCCTGCGCCAGCACCTGAACCGCGAGTCCGCTGCAGCACGCCCCGTCACGGGTGCCGAACTCGACATTGCGGTCGCGCTGTTCGAACGCGAATTCGACCGCCGATCAAAGGGATTCGGGGGTGCACCGAAGTTCCCGCCGTCCATGGTCCTGGAGTTCCTGCGCCTACGGGCGACGCACGGTGACGGGTCGGCGGCGACGATGCTCGAGCAGACCTGCGACGCCATGGCGCGCGGCGGGATGTACGACCAGCTCGGTGGTGGCTTCGCCCGCTACAGCGTCGACAGCGACTGGGTCGTGCCGCACTTCGAGAAGATGCTCTACGACAACGCACAGCTGCTCGGTGTGTACGCCCGGCTCGGCACGCCGCTGGGCGACCGGGTCGCGCGGCAGACCGCCGACTTCATGCTGCGCGAACTGCGGACCGACCATGGTGCCCTGGCCAGTTCCTTGGACGCCGACTCCGAAGGCGTCGAGGGCAAGTTCTACGCCTGGACCCCGGAACAACTCCTCGAAGTGCTCGGTGAGGACGACGGCCGGTGGGCGGCAGAGGCCTTCGGGGTCACGCGCACCGGCACCTTCGAGCACGGCAGTTCGGTGCTGCAACTGAGCGACGACGTCGACGAGACACGACTCGCCGACGTCCGGCAGAAACTGTTGGACGCGCGCGAACTGCGGATCCGCCCCGAACGCGACGACAAGGTGGTCGCCGCCTGGAACGGCCTGGCGATCAGCGGACTGGTCGCGGCGGCGCAGGCGCTCGCCGATTCCCAGTACCTCGACGCGGCGCGCGCGATCGCCGATCACCTGCTCGAAGTGCACCTGGTCGACGGACGCCTGCGGCGGGTCTCCCGCGACGGTGTCGTCGGCAATCCGGACGCCGTGCTCGAGGACCTCGGGTGCCTCGCTGCCGGCCTGCTCGACCTCGCAGCGGCCACCGACGACAGCGTTTACTTCGAGGCGGGCACACAATTGCTCGACGACGCGCTGGCCAGGTTCCGGGCGGACGACGGCGGCTTCCACGACACCGCGACCGATGCCGAGCAATTGATCGCCCGCCCGCGGGAAGCGGCCGACAATGCCAGCCCGTCCGGTCTGTCCGCCACCGTGAACGCGCTGGTCACGGCCACCGCTCTCGGCGGGTCCGGTCGGTACGAGGAAGCAGCGCGGGAAGCTCTCGCCACCGCCCACGAGGTGATGACCCGTGCGCCCCGGTTCGCCGGGTGGGCGTTGGTCGCCGCGCAGCGGTTGGCCGACGGCCCGGAGCAGGTCGCGGTGGTGGGTTCGCCCGGGCGGGATCGCGACCGACTCGTCGCGGCCGCCGTCCGG
- a CDS encoding ABC transporter permease subunit, which yields MTRLIKAEFRRAFARGITKGVLLLALLFAGFTIFAMRQQVSNMPTQAEVQQTFRFAHDDWAKNHQRYEKDCLASTPESERNNAPTDFCDFPEPKLSDFVGQNGTLGGVLKQGTSGLLMVAALAALVLGASLACAEFASGSMMTWLTFEPQRIPVYASKVLVATLMGLLPVLVLVAIAGPGFWLAGSSGELEFAAGEQSTYLATLGRLFGVGVFCSLVGTALGFVLRHTTAVLGFAAVWLIAVELIGGNSIADARRWTIGTALSAFVDHGKEWETYPPCYSGGADCRPVIHWLGFWPATSYLLVVAVVGFLIGLVTFRRRDVG from the coding sequence ATGACCCGATTGATCAAGGCGGAGTTCCGGCGTGCGTTCGCTCGGGGCATCACCAAAGGCGTGCTGTTGCTGGCGCTGCTGTTCGCCGGGTTCACCATCTTCGCGATGCGCCAGCAGGTGTCGAACATGCCGACCCAGGCCGAGGTGCAGCAGACCTTCAGGTTCGCCCACGACGACTGGGCGAAGAATCACCAGAGGTACGAGAAGGACTGCCTTGCGAGCACTCCCGAGTCGGAGCGAAACAACGCGCCGACGGACTTCTGCGACTTCCCTGAACCGAAATTGTCGGACTTCGTCGGTCAGAACGGCACCCTCGGTGGGGTACTGAAACAGGGGACTTCGGGCCTACTGATGGTGGCCGCACTTGCTGCCCTCGTCTTAGGCGCGAGTCTGGCGTGCGCCGAGTTCGCCTCCGGATCGATGATGACCTGGCTGACCTTCGAGCCCCAACGCATCCCCGTATATGCCTCCAAGGTGCTGGTGGCGACGCTGATGGGGCTGCTGCCGGTCCTGGTGCTCGTGGCGATCGCCGGCCCGGGTTTCTGGTTGGCCGGCTCGTCCGGGGAACTGGAGTTCGCTGCGGGTGAACAGTCGACCTATCTCGCGACCTTGGGACGGCTCTTCGGCGTCGGTGTGTTCTGCAGTCTGGTCGGCACAGCCCTTGGCTTCGTGCTGCGCCACACGACGGCCGTCCTCGGGTTCGCTGCCGTTTGGCTCATCGCGGTCGAACTGATCGGGGGGAATTCGATCGCCGACGCTCGTCGCTGGACCATCGGCACTGCGTTGAGTGCGTTCGTCGACCACGGCAAGGAATGGGAGACCTATCCGCCGTGCTACAGCGGTGGAGCCGACTGCAGACCGGTCATCCACTGGCTCGGTTTCTGGCCTGCCACGAGCTATCTCCTCGTCGTCGCGGTGGTGGGCTTTCTGATCGGCCTGGTCACTTTCCGCCGCCGCGACGTCGGCTGA
- a CDS encoding ABC transporter ATP-binding protein, with protein sequence MSPSRRSLPIVIDSGERMGAEFAVCTTGLRKVYRGRRGRHVAVQGLDLNVPVGGVHGFLGPNGSGKTTSLRMLLGLIRADGGTMEIFGRSVPDHLPEVISRVGAIVESPKFFPAFSGRQNLSLLADAIGADRRAVDRVLEETSLKERAGDPFKSYSLGMKQRLAIAATLLKSPELLIFDEPTNGLDPAGIHEIRRTMRSLADEGRTVLVSSHILSEIQQVADTVSIIGQGRLLAEGSVAELMAQGGGGATVRTTDDEKAREVLAGAGLPVRTEHGHLALEDVADPAVISEMLAAHRIWLRELRPTGHDLESVFLELTRSEGLEATGGVR encoded by the coding sequence ATGTCTCCCAGCCGGCGGTCACTTCCGATCGTCATCGACTCGGGGGAGCGCATGGGCGCCGAATTTGCTGTCTGCACAACAGGATTGCGCAAGGTCTATCGAGGTCGTCGAGGCCGGCACGTCGCCGTTCAGGGGCTCGACCTCAACGTGCCGGTCGGAGGTGTGCACGGCTTCCTCGGACCGAACGGATCGGGCAAGACAACCTCGCTTCGCATGCTGCTCGGACTCATCCGAGCCGACGGCGGCACGATGGAGATCTTCGGACGCTCGGTGCCTGATCACCTGCCGGAGGTGATCTCGCGCGTCGGCGCGATCGTCGAGTCGCCCAAGTTCTTCCCTGCCTTCAGCGGCCGACAGAACCTGTCGCTGCTGGCCGACGCCATCGGTGCCGATCGCCGCGCGGTCGACCGGGTGTTGGAGGAGACCTCGCTGAAGGAGCGCGCCGGTGACCCCTTCAAGTCGTACTCGCTCGGCATGAAGCAGCGCCTGGCGATCGCCGCCACGCTGTTGAAGTCGCCCGAACTGTTGATCTTCGATGAGCCTACGAACGGCTTGGACCCGGCAGGCATTCACGAGATCCGGCGCACCATGCGGTCCTTGGCCGACGAGGGGCGCACGGTGCTGGTGAGCAGTCACATCCTGAGTGAGATCCAGCAGGTCGCCGACACGGTGTCGATCATCGGTCAGGGACGGCTTCTGGCCGAGGGATCGGTGGCCGAGCTGATGGCGCAGGGCGGTGGGGGCGCCACCGTCCGGACGACGGACGACGAGAAGGCCCGCGAGGTGCTTGCGGGAGCCGGTCTGCCGGTGAGAACCGAGCACGGACATCTTGCCCTCGAGGACGTCGCTGATCCTGCGGTGATCTCCGAAATGCTTGCCGCACACCGGATCTGGTTGCGGGAACTACGTCCTACCGGTCACGATCTGGAGTCGGTGTTCCTCGAGCTCACCCGTTCCGAAGGCCTTGAGGCGACCGGCGGTGTGCGATGA